Genomic DNA from Filimonas effusa:
TCAATTCGGAGCTGGATTATGCGAAAGACGAATTGTATATCATCAACAAGGACGGGGATGGATATAACAACCGGGTCAACAATTTAAAAGCTGTTACAAGACAGGAAAAATCGCGCCGTGCTTTTGAGCGCGGCCGCGTGGTAGAAAGCCACCTCAAAACAGCCGACCGTTCGCAATGGAAGAACTATGGTGGTTATGCCCGCCGGAAACCTGTAAAACAATACCAGGGCAGAAAACTGGTAGCGCGTTACGAAAGCGTATCGGAAGCAGCACGCAAAACCGGCTACGGCGAAAAAGAAATTATTATGGTTGCAAAAGGAAGATGGACACACTATCACGG
This window encodes:
- a CDS encoding NUMOD4 domain-containing protein; its protein translation is MVKETLYPYQNKSLVSIRGERWKDIPGFEGYYQASNMGRIKSCDRTIPHPRWGSQSVYSQILSQSVAKNRNIKTGDPMIDLRVTLNVEGVPHYYNTRRLIYITFINSELDYAKDELYIINKDGDGYNNRVNNLKAVTRQEKSRRAFERGRVVESHLKTADRSQWKNYGGYARRKPVKQYQGRKLVARYESVSEAARKTGYGEKEIIMVAKGRWTHYHGFRWSYATA